One stretch of Enoplosus armatus isolate fEnoArm2 chromosome 1, fEnoArm2.hap1, whole genome shotgun sequence DNA includes these proteins:
- the fhod1 gene encoding FH1/FH2 domain-containing protein 1 isoform X2, whose translation MASIVCRVQYLEDSDPFICTNFPEPRRPPTVSLEENLPLSEQIAGIHKLLEAPLKLEECTLQLSPQGNYLDLDLSLAEQRDELESFYADVTKGKKPIVILRTQLSVRVHSILEKLYNSQGPELRRSLFSLKQLFQDDEDLVPEFVASEGLTCFIKVGAEADHNYQNYILRALSQIMLFVDGMNGVINHNETVQWLYTLTGSLSRLVVKTSLKLLIVFVEYSESNSPRLISAVNTVDERRGVKPWSYVMEVLEERNGSDTELLMFAMTLINKTVAVLPDQDSFYDVTDSLEQLGMETIIQKHMNNKGTEPDLRAQFTIYETALRYEDGEMDDSSPHIRKERRKVAAGEQEGRKSRRSSSQNLPDLLSSSPGSSPSASPTPPAFLSPSASPTPPTFVSANTPLSPAISSASSPSPTAGFGSRASSPLTSDPGSPASSPSGSQRGSPLPPHTAPNGTMTTEQQTKTPSSASRSFLSHHMSALGLSRKSRLFSKTSSISEEPSAACSSSSSDFSHQDNSSQLNPEQSSIKTETKTSFNPGEADMLYCQDDCNVNLDKPVLRRFEDTFLRSLAAAQWEKKRRSKHLGQSDDVLTPSLQSADEGSSVPDEELSRQAASVQRQCSTLSDDKKFLLDMLYSKTSTTVPLSPTASTPDTTEEEGSFLPGGDLGGRGRVLERLSSFRARSVEPSSPSESSASRRAELEGLEGSAQAALARLAEEQQNRHLRQQSSIDVESHARRLETTQMTPLGPGGSADAWKQLQPSAAALRIKDLDFSDLLDEEDIDVLDMDTFDSTSTSPCFSGIPPPPPPPPGLAVPPPPPPPPPGGLAPPPPPPPGGLAPPPPPPPPPGAPPPSSSAASSQKKKKTVKLFWKELKQGDGPQKCRFGRGTVWASLDKVAVDTSRLEHLFESKAKELPVAKKGPETKKSEILVLDSKRSNAINIGMTVLPAVHVIKTAILNFDEFAISKEGIEKILTMTPTEEEKQKIQEAQLANPDVPLGTAEQFLFSLASISALTPRLQLWAFKLNYEALEKEIAEPLFDLKLGMEQLASNQTFRRILATLLAIGNFLNSSNAKGFELGYLEKVVEVKDTVHRQSLLHHTCSLVVENYPESSDVYSEVPAITRSAKVDFELLSENLVQLERRCKASWDNLKVVAKHETKAVLKNRMTEFLKDCTQRIIILKVVHRRVINRFHSFLLFLGQPSSSVRDIKVTSFCRIVSEFSLEYRTTRERVLTLKRKRAAHRERTKTRGKMITETEKFSAAVPLQDSPSPISMAAEAEPAQEDHENMKNLLISSSSSSLSVDQRGLRRSRAVRSLGSVSPSQMSVAREDGTSPQDDATDEIMDRLVKSVTQNPSDRPSSPKTRKRSRLNRKSLRRTLKSGLSLDMVQALGLNSKTGDKV comes from the exons aGAAGCTGTATAACTCTCAGGGTCCAGAGCTCAGACGgtctctcttctccctcaaaCAACTCTtccag GATGATGAAGACCTGGTTCCAGAGTTCGTGGCCTCTGAAGGTTTGACGTGTTTCATTAAAGTTGGAGCGGAGGCTGACCACAACTACCAGAACTACATCCTGAGAG ctcTCAGTCAGATCATGCTGTTTGTGGACGGTATGAACGGGGTGATAAACCACAATGAGACGGTGCAGTGGCTCTACACGCTGACAGGAAGTCTG tctcgTCTGGTGGTGAAGACGTCTCTGAAGCTGCTCATCGTCTTCGTTGAATATTCAGAGTCCAACAGTCCTCGACTCATCAGCGCTGTCAACACAGtggacgagaggagag gtgtGAAGCCGTGGAGTTATGTGATGGAGGTCCTGGAGGAAAGAAATGGTTCCGACACAGAGCTCCTCATGTTCGCCATGACGCTCATCAACAAG actgtagCAGTGCTCCCTGACCAGGACTCATTCTACGATGTGACAGACAGTCTGGAGCAGTTGGGGATGGAGACCATCAtccaaaaacacatgaacaacaaGGGCACAGAGCCAGACCTCCGAGCACAGTTCACGATCTACGAG acagCTCTGAGGTATGAGGACGGTGAGATGGACGACTCGTCCCCTCACATCCgtaaagaaagaaggaaggtgGCTGCTGGCGAGCAGGAGGGACGAAAGAGCCGCCGCTCATCCAGCCAAAACCTCCCCgacctcctgtcctcctccccaGGCTCCTCCCCATCTGcctcccccaccccacccgccttcctctccccctccgcgtcccccaccccccctacCTTTGTCTCTGCCAACACCCCCCTCTCCCCTGCCatctcctccgcctcctcccccAGCCCCACGGCGGGGTTCGGCAGCAGGGCCTCGTCCccgctgacctctgaccccggcAGTCCCGCTTCCAGTCCGTCCGGATCCCAGAGAGGGTCTCCTCTGCCCCCCCATACAGCCCCCAACGGTACCATGaccacagagcagcaaacaAAGACACCGTCCAGCGC GAGTCGCTCTTTCCTCAGCCACCACATGTCAGCTCTGGGTCTGAGCAGGAAGTCCAGGCTCTTCTCAAAAACCAGCTCCATCTCTGAGGAGCCTTCAGCTGCCTGCAG ctcgTCTTCCTCAGACTTCTCTCACCAGGACAACTCGTCCCAGTTGAACCCGGAGCAGTCCAGCATCAAGACGGAGACTAAAACCAGTTTCAA TCCTGGGGAGGCTGACATGCTCTACTG ccagGATGACTGTAATGTAAATCTGGACAAGCCAGTTCTGAGGAGGTTTGA AGACACCTTCCTGCGCAGCCTGGCGGCCGCTCagtgggagaagaagaggagaagtaAACACCTCGGCCAGTCTGATGATGTCCTAACACCAAGCCTGCAGTCTGCAGACGAGGGCAGCAGTGTCCCGGATGAAGAGCTGTCACGTcagg CAGCATCAGTGCAGCGGCAGTGCAGCACTCTGTCCGACGACAAGAAGTTTCTACTGGACATGCTCTACTCCAAGACCTCAACCACAGTGCCTCTGAGCCCGACTGCTTCTACTCCCGACACCACCGAGGAAGAAGGGAGCTTCCTGCCCG GTGGAGATCTGGGTGGTCGGGGTCGTGTGTTGGAGCGTTTGTCCAGCTTTAGAGCACGCTCAGTCGAGCCTTCCAGTCCCAGTGAGAGCAGCGCCTCCCGCAGGGCGGAGCTGGAGGGGCTGGAAGGCTCCGCCCAGGCAGCTCTGGCCCGACTGGCTGAAGAACAACAG AACCGTCACCTCcggcagcagagcagcatcGACGTGGAGAGCCATGCCCGCCGCCTGGAGACGACCCAGATGACCCCTCTGGGCCCTGGGGGTTCCGCCGACGCCTGGAAGCAGCTGCAGCCGAGCGCCGCCGCCCTGCGCATCAAAGACCTGGACTTCTCCGACCTGCTGGATGAGGAGGACATTGACGTCCTGGACATGGATACATTCGACTCCACCTCTACCTCCCCCTGCTTCTCTGgcatccctccccctcctcctcctcccccgggCCTggctgttcctcctcctcccccacctcctccaccagggGGTCTagcccctcccccaccccctccaccagGGGGTCTAGCCCCTCCCCCgcctccaccccctccaccaggtgctcctcctccctcatcctcagcagcttcctctcagaagaagaagaagacggtgAAGTTGTTCTGGAAGGAGCTGAAGCAGGGAGACGGACCTCAGAAGTGTCGGTTTGGTCGGGGGACGGTGTGGGCGTCTCTGGACAAGGTGGCCGTGGACACCTCCCGACTGGAACACCTGTTTGAGTCTAAAGCCAAGGAACTGCCTGTCGCCAAG aAAGGACCTGAGACAAAGAAGTCTGAGATTCTGGTTCTGGACTCGAAGAGGAGCAACGCCATCAACATCGGTATGACTGTCCTGCCGGCTGTCCACGTCATCAAGACAGCCATCCTCAACTTCGACGAGTTCGCCATCAGCAAGGAGGGGATCGAG AAGATCCTGACCATGACccccacagaggaggagaagcagaagatCCAGGAGGCTCAGCTGGCCAATCCTGACGTTCCTCTGGGCACGGCAGAGCAGTTTCTGTTCAGCCTGGCCTCCATCAGCGCCCTGACCCCCCGCCTACAGCTCTGGGCCTTCAAACTCAACTACGAGGCCCTGGagaag GAGATAGCAGAGCCGCTGTTCGACCTGAAGCTGGGCATGGAGCAGCTGGCCTCCAATCAGACCTTCAGGAGAATCCTGGCGACGCTGCTCGCCATCGGAAACTTCCTGAACAGCTCCAAC gctaAAGGCTTTGAGCTGGGTTACCTGGAGAaggtggtggaggtgaaggACACGGTTCACCGTCAGTCTCTGCTGCATCACACCTGCAGCCTGGTGGTGGAGAATTACCCAGAATCCTCTGACGTCTACTCCGAGGTCCCCGCCATCACTCGCTCCGCCAAA gtggACTTTGAGCTTCTGTCTGAGAACCTGGTCCAGCTGGAGAGACGCTGCAAAGCATCATGGGACAACCTGAAGGTGGTGGCCAAACATGAAACCAAGGCGGTGCTGAAGAACAGGATGACGGAGTTTCTGAAGGACTGCACGCAGAGGATCATCATCCTGAAGGTGGTCCACAGGAGGGTCATCAACAg gttcCACTCCTTCCTGCTGTTCCTGGGTCAGCCGTCCTCCTCAGTCCGGGACATTAAAGTCACCAGTTTCTGTCGGATCGTCAGCGAGTTCTCTCTGGAGTATCGCACCACCAGAGAGCGAGTCCTCACCCTCAAACGGAAGCGAGCcgctcacagagagagaaccaaGACCCGAGGCAAGATGATCACAGAG acGGAGAAGTTTTCGGCGGCGGTGCCTCTTCAGGATAGCCCCTCCCCCATCTCCATGGCAGCAGAGGCGGAGCCTGCTCAGGAGGATCATGAGAACATGAAGAACCTGttgatcagcagcagcagcagcagcctgagtGTCGACCAGAGAGGCCTGAGACGCTCCAGAGCTGTCCGCA GTCTCGGCAGTGTGAGTCCGTCTCAGATGTCTGTAGCCAGAGAAGACGGGACCAGCCCCCAGGACGACGCCACAGACGAGATCATGGACAGACTGGTTAAGTCCGTTACCCAGAATCCCTCAGACAGACCGTCCAGCCCCAAGACCCGAAAGCGGTCCCGACTGAACAGGAAGTCAT tgaggAGGACTCTGAAGAGCGGTCTCAGTCTGGACATGGTTCAGGCTCTGGGACTCAACAGCAAGACAGGAGACAAAGTCTGA
- the fhod1 gene encoding FH1/FH2 domain-containing protein 1 isoform X3, whose amino-acid sequence MASIVCRVQYLEDSDPFICTNFPEPRRPPTVSLEENLPLSEQIAGIHKLLEAPLKLEECTLQLSPQGNYLDLDLSLAEQRDELESFYADVTKGKKPIVILRTQLSVRVHSILEKLYNSQGPELRRSLFSLKQLFQDDEDLVPEFVASEGLTCFIKVGAEADHNYQNYILRALSQIMLFVDGMNGVINHNETVQWLYTLTGSLSRLVVKTSLKLLIVFVEYSESNSPRLISAVNTVDERRGVKPWSYVMEVLEERNGSDTELLMFAMTLINKTVAVLPDQDSFYDVTDSLEQLGMETIIQKHMNNKGTEPDLRAQFTIYETALRYEDGEMDDSSPHIRKERRKVAAGEQEGRKSRRSSSQNLPDLLSSSPGSSPSASPTPPAFLSPSASPTPPTFVSANTPLSPAISSASSPSPTAGFGSRASSPLTSDPGSPASSPSGSQRGSPLPPHTAPNGTMTTEQQTKTPSSASRSFLSHHMSALGLSRKSRLFSKTSSISEEPSAACSSSSSDFSHQDNSSQLNPEQSSIKTETKTSFNPGEADMLYCQDDCNVNLDKPVLRRFEDTFLRSLAAAQWEKKRRSKHLGQSDDVLTPSLQSADEGSSVPDEELSRQASVQRQCSTLSDDKKFLLDMLYSKTSTTVPLSPTASTPDTTEEEGSFLPGGDLGGRGRVLERLSSFRARSVEPSSPSESSASRRAELEGLEGSAQAALARLAEEQQNRHLRQQSSIDVESHARRLETTQMTPLGPGGSADAWKQLQPSAAALRIKDLDFSDLLDEEDIDVLDMDTFDSTSTSPCFSGIPPPPPPPPGLAVPPPPPPPPPGGLAPPPPPPPGGLAPPPPPPPPPGAPPPSSSAASSQKKKKTVKLFWKELKQGDGPQKCRFGRGTVWASLDKVAVDTSRLEHLFESKAKELPVAKKGPETKKSEILVLDSKRSNAINIGMTVLPAVHVIKTAILNFDEFAISKEGIEKILTMTPTEEEKQKIQEAQLANPDVPLGTAEQFLFSLASISALTPRLQLWAFKLNYEALEKEIAEPLFDLKLGMEQLASNQTFRRILATLLAIGNFLNSSNAKGFELGYLEKVVEVKDTVHRQSLLHHTCSLVVENYPESSDVYSEVPAITRSAKVDFELLSENLVQLERRCKASWDNLKVVAKHETKAVLKNRMTEFLKDCTQRIIILKVVHRRVINRFHSFLLFLGQPSSSVRDIKVTSFCRIVSEFSLEYRTTRERVLTLKRKRAAHRERTKTRGKMITETEKFSAAVPLQDSPSPISMAAEAEPAQEDHENMKNLLISSSSSSLSVDQRGLRRSRAVRSLGSVSPSQMSVAREDGTSPQDDATDEIMDRLVKSVTQNPSDRPSSPKTRKRSRLNRKSLRRTLKSGLSLDMVQALGLNSKTGDKV is encoded by the exons aGAAGCTGTATAACTCTCAGGGTCCAGAGCTCAGACGgtctctcttctccctcaaaCAACTCTtccag GATGATGAAGACCTGGTTCCAGAGTTCGTGGCCTCTGAAGGTTTGACGTGTTTCATTAAAGTTGGAGCGGAGGCTGACCACAACTACCAGAACTACATCCTGAGAG ctcTCAGTCAGATCATGCTGTTTGTGGACGGTATGAACGGGGTGATAAACCACAATGAGACGGTGCAGTGGCTCTACACGCTGACAGGAAGTCTG tctcgTCTGGTGGTGAAGACGTCTCTGAAGCTGCTCATCGTCTTCGTTGAATATTCAGAGTCCAACAGTCCTCGACTCATCAGCGCTGTCAACACAGtggacgagaggagag gtgtGAAGCCGTGGAGTTATGTGATGGAGGTCCTGGAGGAAAGAAATGGTTCCGACACAGAGCTCCTCATGTTCGCCATGACGCTCATCAACAAG actgtagCAGTGCTCCCTGACCAGGACTCATTCTACGATGTGACAGACAGTCTGGAGCAGTTGGGGATGGAGACCATCAtccaaaaacacatgaacaacaaGGGCACAGAGCCAGACCTCCGAGCACAGTTCACGATCTACGAG acagCTCTGAGGTATGAGGACGGTGAGATGGACGACTCGTCCCCTCACATCCgtaaagaaagaaggaaggtgGCTGCTGGCGAGCAGGAGGGACGAAAGAGCCGCCGCTCATCCAGCCAAAACCTCCCCgacctcctgtcctcctccccaGGCTCCTCCCCATCTGcctcccccaccccacccgccttcctctccccctccgcgtcccccaccccccctacCTTTGTCTCTGCCAACACCCCCCTCTCCCCTGCCatctcctccgcctcctcccccAGCCCCACGGCGGGGTTCGGCAGCAGGGCCTCGTCCccgctgacctctgaccccggcAGTCCCGCTTCCAGTCCGTCCGGATCCCAGAGAGGGTCTCCTCTGCCCCCCCATACAGCCCCCAACGGTACCATGaccacagagcagcaaacaAAGACACCGTCCAGCGC GAGTCGCTCTTTCCTCAGCCACCACATGTCAGCTCTGGGTCTGAGCAGGAAGTCCAGGCTCTTCTCAAAAACCAGCTCCATCTCTGAGGAGCCTTCAGCTGCCTGCAG ctcgTCTTCCTCAGACTTCTCTCACCAGGACAACTCGTCCCAGTTGAACCCGGAGCAGTCCAGCATCAAGACGGAGACTAAAACCAGTTTCAA TCCTGGGGAGGCTGACATGCTCTACTG ccagGATGACTGTAATGTAAATCTGGACAAGCCAGTTCTGAGGAGGTTTGA AGACACCTTCCTGCGCAGCCTGGCGGCCGCTCagtgggagaagaagaggagaagtaAACACCTCGGCCAGTCTGATGATGTCCTAACACCAAGCCTGCAGTCTGCAGACGAGGGCAGCAGTGTCCCGGATGAAGAGCTGTCACGTcagg CATCAGTGCAGCGGCAGTGCAGCACTCTGTCCGACGACAAGAAGTTTCTACTGGACATGCTCTACTCCAAGACCTCAACCACAGTGCCTCTGAGCCCGACTGCTTCTACTCCCGACACCACCGAGGAAGAAGGGAGCTTCCTGCCCG GTGGAGATCTGGGTGGTCGGGGTCGTGTGTTGGAGCGTTTGTCCAGCTTTAGAGCACGCTCAGTCGAGCCTTCCAGTCCCAGTGAGAGCAGCGCCTCCCGCAGGGCGGAGCTGGAGGGGCTGGAAGGCTCCGCCCAGGCAGCTCTGGCCCGACTGGCTGAAGAACAACAG AACCGTCACCTCcggcagcagagcagcatcGACGTGGAGAGCCATGCCCGCCGCCTGGAGACGACCCAGATGACCCCTCTGGGCCCTGGGGGTTCCGCCGACGCCTGGAAGCAGCTGCAGCCGAGCGCCGCCGCCCTGCGCATCAAAGACCTGGACTTCTCCGACCTGCTGGATGAGGAGGACATTGACGTCCTGGACATGGATACATTCGACTCCACCTCTACCTCCCCCTGCTTCTCTGgcatccctccccctcctcctcctcccccgggCCTggctgttcctcctcctcccccacctcctccaccagggGGTCTagcccctcccccaccccctccaccagGGGGTCTAGCCCCTCCCCCgcctccaccccctccaccaggtgctcctcctccctcatcctcagcagcttcctctcagaagaagaagaagacggtgAAGTTGTTCTGGAAGGAGCTGAAGCAGGGAGACGGACCTCAGAAGTGTCGGTTTGGTCGGGGGACGGTGTGGGCGTCTCTGGACAAGGTGGCCGTGGACACCTCCCGACTGGAACACCTGTTTGAGTCTAAAGCCAAGGAACTGCCTGTCGCCAAG aAAGGACCTGAGACAAAGAAGTCTGAGATTCTGGTTCTGGACTCGAAGAGGAGCAACGCCATCAACATCGGTATGACTGTCCTGCCGGCTGTCCACGTCATCAAGACAGCCATCCTCAACTTCGACGAGTTCGCCATCAGCAAGGAGGGGATCGAG AAGATCCTGACCATGACccccacagaggaggagaagcagaagatCCAGGAGGCTCAGCTGGCCAATCCTGACGTTCCTCTGGGCACGGCAGAGCAGTTTCTGTTCAGCCTGGCCTCCATCAGCGCCCTGACCCCCCGCCTACAGCTCTGGGCCTTCAAACTCAACTACGAGGCCCTGGagaag GAGATAGCAGAGCCGCTGTTCGACCTGAAGCTGGGCATGGAGCAGCTGGCCTCCAATCAGACCTTCAGGAGAATCCTGGCGACGCTGCTCGCCATCGGAAACTTCCTGAACAGCTCCAAC gctaAAGGCTTTGAGCTGGGTTACCTGGAGAaggtggtggaggtgaaggACACGGTTCACCGTCAGTCTCTGCTGCATCACACCTGCAGCCTGGTGGTGGAGAATTACCCAGAATCCTCTGACGTCTACTCCGAGGTCCCCGCCATCACTCGCTCCGCCAAA gtggACTTTGAGCTTCTGTCTGAGAACCTGGTCCAGCTGGAGAGACGCTGCAAAGCATCATGGGACAACCTGAAGGTGGTGGCCAAACATGAAACCAAGGCGGTGCTGAAGAACAGGATGACGGAGTTTCTGAAGGACTGCACGCAGAGGATCATCATCCTGAAGGTGGTCCACAGGAGGGTCATCAACAg gttcCACTCCTTCCTGCTGTTCCTGGGTCAGCCGTCCTCCTCAGTCCGGGACATTAAAGTCACCAGTTTCTGTCGGATCGTCAGCGAGTTCTCTCTGGAGTATCGCACCACCAGAGAGCGAGTCCTCACCCTCAAACGGAAGCGAGCcgctcacagagagagaaccaaGACCCGAGGCAAGATGATCACAGAG acGGAGAAGTTTTCGGCGGCGGTGCCTCTTCAGGATAGCCCCTCCCCCATCTCCATGGCAGCAGAGGCGGAGCCTGCTCAGGAGGATCATGAGAACATGAAGAACCTGttgatcagcagcagcagcagcagcctgagtGTCGACCAGAGAGGCCTGAGACGCTCCAGAGCTGTCCGCA GTCTCGGCAGTGTGAGTCCGTCTCAGATGTCTGTAGCCAGAGAAGACGGGACCAGCCCCCAGGACGACGCCACAGACGAGATCATGGACAGACTGGTTAAGTCCGTTACCCAGAATCCCTCAGACAGACCGTCCAGCCCCAAGACCCGAAAGCGGTCCCGACTGAACAGGAAGTCAT tgaggAGGACTCTGAAGAGCGGTCTCAGTCTGGACATGGTTCAGGCTCTGGGACTCAACAGCAAGACAGGAGACAAAGTCTGA